A stretch of the Mycobacteroides immunogenum genome encodes the following:
- a CDS encoding rhomboid family intramembrane serine protease, translating to MGQQCVECVQQGAKSVRQVKPLQQARAWITWALIAVNVLVYAATVSDGVDGEVTSSPLFRELVLYVPWVAQGELWRTVTTGFLHLGLMHIAVNMLSLAMIGPGLERAFGGQRYAAIYGTALLGSSAAAMWLSPHAVVAGASGAIYGLLGAALVLYLRERLNPQTIIIVLLLNIGLSVSLPGISLAGHMGGLVFGALSAGALLYYREVCRGIGMPELARKPSAPWVLAAVAAALSVALIVAKVLTYTS from the coding sequence GTGGGGCAGCAGTGCGTCGAATGCGTCCAGCAGGGCGCCAAGTCGGTGCGTCAGGTCAAGCCGTTGCAGCAGGCGCGAGCCTGGATCACCTGGGCGCTGATCGCCGTCAACGTTTTGGTGTACGCGGCGACGGTGTCGGATGGTGTGGACGGCGAGGTCACCAGCAGCCCGCTGTTCCGGGAACTCGTGCTCTATGTGCCATGGGTTGCCCAGGGCGAATTATGGCGGACCGTCACCACAGGCTTCCTGCATCTGGGCCTGATGCACATCGCGGTCAACATGCTGTCGCTGGCGATGATCGGGCCCGGTCTTGAGCGTGCGTTCGGTGGCCAGCGGTACGCCGCGATCTACGGCACCGCGCTGCTGGGCAGTAGCGCCGCGGCGATGTGGCTCAGTCCACATGCCGTGGTGGCCGGTGCGTCCGGCGCTATCTACGGCCTCTTGGGCGCGGCGCTGGTGCTCTATCTGCGCGAGCGGTTGAACCCGCAGACCATCATCATTGTGCTGTTGCTCAACATCGGCCTGAGCGTCTCACTGCCGGGCATCTCGCTCGCCGGACATATGGGTGGGCTGGTGTTCGGCGCGCTGAGCGCCGGTGCGCTGTTGTACTACCGCGAGGTGTGCCGCGGGATCGGCATGCCCGAACTCGCCCGCAAGCCCTCGGCACCGTGGGTACTTGCGGCCGTGGCTGCCGCGTTGTCGGTGGCCCTGATCGTGGCGAAGGTGCTCACCTACACGAGCTGA